The following nucleotide sequence is from Verrucomicrobiia bacterium.
CGCTTTTTCCGACCCATACCCCCATTCCCTGCCCCTTTGCCCATGCTCCCTTGGAACCCCCATCCATTCGGCCCTCAGTGGACCCCCGTCATCAAACGCCGGATCGGCTTGGTGAACAGCAGCAGCAGCAGCCCCGCCCCGCCCGCCGTCAGGACCACTTGGAAGAACCGCACCGGCATCGCCGCCGTGTTGTCCCCACTCACTTCGCCCGCGAACAGTCCGGCCAGCAGGTTCCCCAACGATGTCGCCAGAAACCACAGCCCCATCATCTGTCCGACCAGCCGTGGCGGGGCCAGTTTGGTAACGGAACTCAAGCCCACCGGGCTGAGAAGCAGTTCGCCCAACGTGTGCAGCAGATACGTCGTGACCAGCCACCCGGCCCACACAGGTCCGTGGGCAATCGCCGAACGCGAGGCGACGGCCAGCACCAGGAAACCGGCCGCCAGAAGCAGCAGGCCCCCCGCCATTTTCGCCGGCAGGCTCGGTTCCCGCCCCCTCAAGGCCAGCGTCACCCACAGTGCCGCCGCCACCGGCGCCAACAGGATGATGAAGATCGAATTCAACGACTGAAACCATCCGGTCGGAATCTCGAACCCCGCCAGCAACCGCCGCGTGTGCCGGTCCGCAAACAGGTTCAGCGAAGATCCCGCCTGCTCGAACCCCGCCCAAAACATGGCCGACGCCACAAACAGAATGGCGATGACACCGAGCCGCTTCTTCTCCACTGCGCTCAGGCCCGCGAAGAAGAACGCCCAGAGAAAGAACGCCACCGCAATCCCAACGATCACCACCGTCGCCCGCCGGGCCAGCCCGACCGGATCCAGCGTGATCCGACCGCTCAGGGCCAGCGTGGTCACGGTGACCAACGCCACTGCCCCCGCCAGGACCAGCCAGGCGTCGCGGTTCCGTTGCGCCTGCGGCATCTCGGGCGGCCCCCCTATCCCGCCCAACCGATGACGGGTCAGCCGGAACTGAATCAATCCCAGCACCATGCCCACCCCGGCGGCGGTGAACCCGTAATGCCAGTTCACCCGCTCACCCAGCGTGCTGCAGATCAATGGCCCGATGGCCGCGCCAAGATTGATCCCCATGTAGAAGATCGTGAACCCGGCGTCCCGCCTGGCCCCACCCTCCGGATACAGCGAGCCGACCAGCGTGCTCACATTCGGCTTCAACAGCCCGGTTCCCACCGCCACCAGCAGCAACCCGACAAAAAACGTGTCCGTCCGCGGCACCCCCATCGAGAAATGCCCGGCCGCAATCAGGATCCCTCCGTACCACACCGCCCGCTGCGCCCCCAGCAACCGGTCCGAAATCCAGCCCCCGGGCAGTGCCGCCAGGTACACGGCCGCCGTATAGAGCCCATAAATCGCCGTCGCCGTCTGGTCCGTGAAGCCCAGCCCGCCCCGCTGCACCTGGTCCACCATGAATAGCACCAGCAACGCCCGCATCCCGTAGTAACTCAGCCGTTCCCACATCTCGGTGAAGAACAGCGTCGAGAGACCCGGCGGATGTCGCGGGACGGAATCGGCGGTGGAGGCGCTCATCAGGTCTAGGTGGCGCGCGACCTTGAACGAGTCGGGATGGGTTGTCATGCCCGTGCATCGACTTCATGATCCGCCCCGTCGTCCCCATCCCATGTTCGCTCCCAGGCCCATCGCCTCAATTCCTCCGCCCGCGCCCCGGCACATCGTCGCTGCCCTCCGCGTTGCCCTCGGCGCCGTCCTCATCGCCATGGTCAGCGCACCGGCCCGGACCGCCGCCACAGACGCCGCCCCGATCGACTACAACCGCGACATCCGGCCGATCCTCTCCCAGAACTGCTTCATCTGCCACGGCCCCGACGACGCCGAACGCAAGGGCGGCAACAAGGGCGGGCTGCGCCTCGACACGCTGTCCGGCCAGCGCGAAGACCTCGGCGGCTACGCGGCCGTGCTCCCGGGCCAGCCCGACGAGAGCGAACTCTACCTCCGCCTCGTCACGACGCGCCCCCATGACCTCATGCCGCCGCCGGAACTCGGCAAGACCCTCACCGGCGAAGAAATCGCCCGCGTGCGCCGCTGGATCGAGGAGGGCGCCTCCTTCTCCCAGCATTGGTCCTACGTAAAGCCCGTCCGCCCGTCCCTGCCCGACGTCGCCAACCCGCTCTGGGTCCGCAACGAAATCGACCGCTTCATCCTCGCCCGCCTCGATCGCGAAGGTCTCGCCCCCCAACCCGAGGCCGACCGCCCCACCCTCGCCCGCCGCCTGGCCCTCGATCTCACCGGCCTCCCGCCCACCCCCGACGACGTGGACGAATTCGTCCGCGACACCTCCCCCGATGCC
It contains:
- a CDS encoding peptide MFS transporter, producing the protein MSASTADSVPRHPPGLSTLFFTEMWERLSYYGMRALLVLFMVDQVQRGGLGFTDQTATAIYGLYTAAVYLAALPGGWISDRLLGAQRAVWYGGILIAAGHFSMGVPRTDTFFVGLLLVAVGTGLLKPNVSTLVGSLYPEGGARRDAGFTIFYMGINLGAAIGPLICSTLGERVNWHYGFTAAGVGMVLGLIQFRLTRHRLGGIGGPPEMPQAQRNRDAWLVLAGAVALVTVTTLALSGRITLDPVGLARRATVVIVGIAVAFFLWAFFFAGLSAVEKKRLGVIAILFVASAMFWAGFEQAGSSLNLFADRHTRRLLAGFEIPTGWFQSLNSIFIILLAPVAAALWVTLALRGREPSLPAKMAGGLLLLAAGFLVLAVASRSAIAHGPVWAGWLVTTYLLHTLGELLLSPVGLSSVTKLAPPRLVGQMMGLWFLATSLGNLLAGLFAGEVSGDNTAAMPVRFFQVVLTAGGAGLLLLLFTKPIRRLMTGVH